The genomic segment ACCTCGACGGCCGCGCGGAGCCGCTGGAGCGACTCGGCGTCGTCGGCGGGAGACGCGTCGGCGAGGTGCGACCACGCCGCGTGCAGACGGACGACACCCTGGGCGTCGTAGTCGAGCGCGGCGCGGACGAGCCCGGGCCAGTCCTCGGTCGTGGCGCCGTTGCGGCTCAGTCCGGTGTCGATCTTGAGGTGGACGCGAGGCGCCCGCGAGGCGCCCGCCGCGGCGAGGGCGTCGAGCTGCCAGACGCCGGAGATGCCGAGGTCGATGTCGGCCTCCGCCGCCGCCCCGAAGTCGGAGCCCACGTCGTGCATCCAGGCGAAGATCGGCGCGGTGATGCCCGCCTCGCGGAGCGCGAGGGCCGCGGGGATGTCGAGCACGGCGAGCGACCCTGCGCCGGCCTCGAGGGCGGCGTACGCCAGGGGCACCATCCCGTGCCCGTAGGCGTTCGCCTTGACGGCGAGCATGGTCTCGGAGGGCGCCGCGAGCGCCGCGAGCGTCCGTACGTTGTGCCGGAAGGCGTCGAGGTCGATGACAGCGGCGCGACGCGGTGTCGCCCGGTCGTGCCCGGTCATGCGTACTCCCTCACCACACGGCCGCCGAGCCGGGTCACGATCTCGTAGTTGATCGTCGAGGCCGCCTGCGCCCAGTCGAACGCGCTCGGGGCTCCGGTCGCCGGATCGCCGAAGAGGGTCACGAGATCCCCCACCGAGGCCCTGTGGTCGCCGAGGTCGACGACGAACTGGTCCATGGCGATCCTGCCGACGATCCGCCGCTGTCGGCCCCCGACCTCGACCGAGCCGGTGTTCGACAGGTGGCGCGGGATGCCGTCGGCGTAGCCGAGGGGCACGAGGCCCAGCGTGGTGGGCTGCTCGGCGCGGTAGGTGTAGCCGTAGGAGACGCCGGTCCCCGCCTTCACGCGCTTGACCGAGATGAGCCTCGACTCGAGCCTGAGGGCCGGCCGGAGGCCGAGCCGGCGAGGGCTCTCGTCGTCGAACGGCGACAACCCGTACAGCCCGATCCCGATGCGGACGAGGTCGAGTCGCGTCTGCGGCAGCCGCAGCGCCGCCGCCGTCGCGGCGATGTGACGCAGCTGCGGCTCGAGGCCGGCGGCCTGCGCCAGCCCCTCGGCCTCGCGGAAGGCGTCGAGTTGGAGACCGTCCTCGACGGGGTCGGCGTTGGAGAGGTGGCTGAACAGGCCGTCGACGCTCACCCGCCCCTCCAGCTCGAGCTCGCGCGCCCGGTCGAACACGCTCTCCCACTCCCGGCGCGGGATGCCGTTGCGGCCGAGGCCCGTGTCGACCTTGAGGTGCACGGAGGCGGGCCGCGCCCGGGTCGCGGACGCCGCCGCCGCGGCGCGCTCGAGATGGAGCGCGGAGCTGGCTCCGATCGCGATGCCGCGCTCCACCGCCTCGTCGAAGCGCGGATCGGCATCGTGCAGCCAGGCGAGGATCGGCGCGTCGGCGATCTGCGCCCGCACCGCGAGCGCCTCACCGACGTCCGCCGTGCCGAGCCAGGTCGCTCCCGCCTCGAGAGCGGTGCGGGCGACCGGGACGGCGCCGTGCCCGTATCCGTCGGCCTTCACCACGGCCATGATCTGGGCGCCGTCGACGATGCGCGAGATCCGCTCGACGTTCGAGGCCACCGCGCTCAGGTCGACGACCGCGCGTCGGAGCGCGGGGTGTCCGGGGACGGGTCGACCCGCCGTCGTCTCGCTCACGGTGTCGTCTCCGCGACCACGAACGCGCAGGCGGAGCCGCCGTCGTGGCTCATGCTCAGGTGCACCCGCGTGGCGCCCAGCGCCGCGAGCGCCTCGGCCACGCCGCCCGTGAGCTCGAAGCCCGGGTTGCCCTCCGCGTCGGAGACCACCCTCATGTCGTGCCACCGGAAGCCGGTCGAGTGGCCGACGGCCTTGATGAGGGCCTCCTTCGCCGCGAAGCGTCCGGCGAGCGACCGCACGGGACGTCCGCGTTCGCCCTCGGCGAACAGCCGCTCCTCGAGGCGCGGCGTCCGGTCGAGTGACCGCCCGAACCGCGCCACGTCGACGATGTCGACACCCACTCCGACGATCACGGCGTCACTCGACGGTGACCGACTTGGCGAGGTTGCGGGGCTGGTCGACGTCGAGGCCCTTGGCCGTCGCGAGCGACATCGCGAACAGCTGCAGCGGGACGACCGTCAGCAGGGGCTCGAACAGCGGGGCGGCAAGCGGGATGCGGATGACCTCGTCGGCGAACGGCAGCACCGCGACGTCGCCCTCCTCGGCCACCGCGAGCACCCGGGCTCCACGAGCGCGGATCTCCTGGATGTTCGAGACCACCTTCGAGTGCAGCGAACCGGGATCGCGCGGCGAGGGCACCACCACGAAGACCGGCTGTCCGGGCTCGATGAGGGCGATGGGGCCGTGCTTGAGCTCTCCCGCGGCGAAGCCCTCGGCGTGGATGTACGCGAGCTCCTTGAGCTTGAGCGCGCCCTCGAGCGCGATCGGGTAGCCCACGTGCCGGCCGAGGAACAGCACGGCGCGGCTGTCGGACATCCACCGGGCGAGCTGATCGATCTCGTCGGCGGACTCCAGCACCTTCGCGATCTTGTCGGGGACGGCCCGGAGCTCGGCCACGAGCTCGGCGGCTCGGCCCTGCTCGACGGTGCCGCGCAGGCGCGCGAGGTGGAGGCCGAACAGGTACAGCGCGGTGATCTGCGCGACGAACGCCTTCGTCGAGGCGACGGCGACCTCGGGGCCGGCGTGCGTGTAGACGACCGCATCCGACTCGCGGGCGATGGTGGCGCCCTGCGTGTTGCAGATGGAGAGGGTGCGCGCGCCGTTGGCGATCGCGTACTTCACGGCCATCAGCGTGTCCATCGTCTCGCCCGACTGGCTGATCGAGACCACCAGGGTGCGCTCGCTGAGGACGGGGTCGCGGTAGCGGAACTCGTGGGAGAGCTCGACCTCGACGGGGACGCGGGCCCACTTCTCGATCGCGTACTTCCCGACCAGGCCCGAGTAGCTCGCGGTCCCGCAGGCGATGATGATGATGCGGTCGATGTCGGTCAGCACCTCGTCGAGGCCCTCGAGCTCGGGCAGCACGACCTGCTCGTCGACCACGCGGCCGCGGATCGTGTTCGCGACGGCCTCGGGCTGCTCGCTGATCTCCTTGGCCATGAAGCTCGACCATCCGCCCTTCTCGGCGGCGGAGGCGTCCCAGGAGACCTCGAACTCGTGGACCTCGACCGGTCCGCCCTCGAAGTCGGTGACCGTGACCGAGTCGGGGGTGATGACCACGATCTGGTCCTGCCCGATCGCCACCGCGCGGCGGGTGTGCTCCACGAACGCGGCGACGTCGGACCCGAGGAAGTTCTCGCCCTCGCCGAGCCCGATCACGAGCGGGGAGTTGCGGCGCGCGCCCACGACGACACCCGGCTCGTCCTGGTGCACCGCGAGCAGCGTGAAGGCGCCCTCGAGACGCGCGACGACGCGGGCGAGCGCGGCCGCGATGCCGTCGCCCTGCTCGTACTCGCGTCCGAGCAGCTTCGCGGCGACCTCGGTGTCGGTCTCGCTATCGAACGTGCAGCCGGCGTCGACCAGCTCCTGCTTGAGCGAGGCGAAGTTCTCGATGATGCCGTTGTGGATCAGCGCGATCCGTCCGTCGGCGGACAGGTGCGGATGCGCGTTGACGTCGGTCGGGCCGCCGTGGGTCGCCCACCGGGTGTGTCCGATGCCGGTCGTGCCCTCGGGCAGCGGCACCGCGGCGAGGTCGGACTCGAGGACCGCGAGCTTGCCGGCGCGCTTCCTCGTCACCAGCTGCCCGTCGTCGGCGATGACGGCGACGCCCGCCGAGTCGTACCCGCGATATTCGAGGCGACGGAGGCCCCCCAGCAGCACCTCGAGGCTGCTCTTCGGTCCGACGTAACCCACGATGCCACACATGCGGTCGAGCCTATAGCGGCCTCCCCGAGCATCCGCCGGGCGCGCGATCGGGCAGAATGGAGAGCCTATGGGCGAGTCCGTGAACCAGGCCGGCCAGGGGCTCAGTCCGTTCGTGGAGATCGGCAGAGCCCACTGGGCATCCCTGGCTCCGTCGACGCCGCTCCCGCTCCAGGAGACCGAGATCGTCCAGCTGCGCGGACTCGGGAACCCCCTCGACATGCGCGAGGTCTCGGAGGTCTACCTCCCGTTGACGCGCCTGATCAACCTCTACGCCTCCAACGCCCGGGCCCTCTACGACTCGACTCGCGGCTACCTCGGCGAGCACTCGAGCCGCACGCCCTTCGTCATCGGGGTGGCCGGGTCGGTCGCCGTGGGGAAGTCGACCATCGCCCGGCTCCTCCGCGAGCTGCTCGCCCGCTGGTCGGACACACCTCGCGTGGAGCTGATCACGACCGACGGCTTCCTCTATCCCAATGCTGAGCTGCAGCGCCGCGGCATCATGAACCGGAAGGGCTTCCCGGAGTCCTACGACCGGCGGAGCCTGCTGCGCTTCGTCAGCGCCGTGAAGAGCGGCGTCGCCGAGGTGCGCGCGCCGTTCTACTCGCACCTGAGCTACGACATCGTGCCCGAGGCCCAGATCGTCGTGCGCCAGCCCGACATCCTCATCGTCGAGGGGCTCAACGTGCTCCAGCCGCCCCTGCGGGGCAACCTCGCGGTGAGCGACCTGTTCGACTTCTCGATCTACGTGGATGCGCGCACCAGCGACCTCGAGCGCTGGTACGTCAACCGGTTCCTCGACCTCCAGCGCGGCGCGTTCGCGAACCCGTCGTCGTACTTCCACCGGTACGCCAGCCTGAGCGAGGCCGAGGCGAGGGCCACGGCCCGCTCCATCTGGGAGTCGATCAACCTGCCGAACCTGATGGCCAACATCCGGCCCACCCGGTCGCGCGCCACCCTCGTCCTCCGCAAGGAGTCGGACCACACCGTCAAGCACGTCCTGCTTCGCAAGGTGTGACGCCCGACCCGATCCGCCGGGGCGGACGGTGCTTGCCCGCGCCCCGAGGAGCGGACACGCGCCTCAGGAGCGCTCGACGCCCGTCGAGAGCCGCTGACGCACCACCTCGGCCAGCTCGCCGGCGACGCGGTCGGCGGTCGACTGGTCGCCCGCCTCCACCATCACGCGGACGAGCGGCTCGGTCCCGGAAGGGCGCAGCAGCACGCGGCCGGTGTCGCCGAGGTCGGCGGTGGCCTCGGCGACCGCCCGCGCGAGCACGGCATCGGTCGCCACGCCGTCGCGGTCGACCCCGCGCACGTTCACCAGCGTCTGCGGGTACACCTTCATCACCGACGCGAGCTCCGCGAGCGACGACCCCGTCTGAGCCATGCGGCTCACCAGCTGCAGACCGGTGAGGATCCCGTCGCCGGTCGTGGCGTGATCGGCGAAGATGATGTGCCCCGACTGCTCGCCGCCGAGGCTGTAGGCGCCCTCGTTGATGGCCTCGAGCACGTAGCGATCGCCCACCTTGGTCTCGAGCATCGAGATCCCGTGCTCGGCCATGGCGCGCTTCAGCCCGAGGTTGCTCATCACCGTCGCCACCAGGGTGCGCTCCCGGAGGAGACCGCGCTGATCGAGCGCCACGGCGAGGATCGCCATGATCTGGTCGCCGTCGACGACGGCGCCCGTGGCGTCGACCGCGAGGCAGCGATCGGCGTCGCCGTCGTGCGCGATGCCGACGTCGGCTCCCGCGGCGACCACGGCGGCCGCGAGCTCCTCGAGGTGCGTCGATCCCACCCCGTCGTTGATGTTCATCCCGTCGGGGTCGTTCCCGATCACGGTGACCGTCGCACCGGCGACGGCGAACGCCTCGGGAGACACCCCCGCGGCCGCTCCGTGGGCGCAGTCGAGCACGACGTGGATGCCGTCGAGCCGGTGCGGCAGCGTCCCTAGGAGGTGGACCACGTAGCGGTCCTCGGCGTCGGCGAAGCGGCGGATGCGCCCCACCTCGCCACCCAGCGGGGCGAGGGGCGGAAGCTCGAGCGCGGCCTCGATCTGCTCCTCGACCTCGTCCGGGAGCTTCTTCCCTCCAGAGGCGAAGAACTTGATGCCGTTGTCGGGCGCGGGGTTGTGCGACGCCGAGACGACGACGCCGAAGTCCGCATCGATGTCGGCGATCAGATACGCCGCCGCGGGCGTGGGGAGCACGCCCGCGTCGAGCACGTCGACGCCGGAAGCGGCGAAGCCCGCCGCGACGGCGGCGGCGATGAAGTCACCCGACTGGCGTGGATCACGTGCGACGACCGCGACAGGACGACGGCCGATCTCGCGGGCTGGGGAACCCAGCACGCGTGCACCCGCTTGGGCGACGCGCAGTGCGAGATCGGCCGTGACGTCCTGGTTCGCGAGTCCACGGACACCGTCGGTGCCGAAGAGGCGAGCCATAGGCTACAGCGTAGACCGAGCGCGGATCAGCGCTTGGAGAACTGCGAGGCCTTGCGCGCCTTCTTGAGACCGGCCTTCTTGCGCTCGATGACGCGGGCGTCGCGCGTGAGGAAGCCCGCCTTCTTCAGGGTGGGGCGGTTGTTCTCGCGGTCGATCTCGTTCAGCGCACGGGCGATGGCGAGACGCAGCGCGCCGGCCTGACCCGAGGGGCCGCCACCGGAGATGCTGGCGGTCACGTCGTACGAGCCGATGAGGTCGAGCACCTTGAACGGGTCGGTGATCAGCTGCTGGTGCAGCTTGTTCGGGAAGTAGTCCTCGAACGCGCGGCCGTTGATGGTGAGGGTGCCCGAGCCGGGGACGAGGCGCACGCGAGCGATGGCCTCCTTGCGGCGGCCGACGGCCGCGCCCGACACGTTCAGGACGGCGCGGGGGGCGCGGGGCGCCTCCTCGGCCGGGGTCTCGGTGCTGTAGCTCTCAGGAGCCACGTCGATCTGGTCTGCGATCTTCGCCACGGTGATTCAGTCCTTAAGTCTTGTGTCTAGGGGCCTGGCGCTACTGGGCGACCTGGTCGAGGGTGTAGGGCGTGGGCTGCTGAGCAGCGTGCGGGTGCTCCGGGCCGGTGTAGACCTTGAGCTTGCGGAACTGGTCGCGACCGAGGGACGTCTTCGGCAGCATGCCGCGGATGGCCTTCTCGACGGCGCGGGCCGGGTTCTTCTCGAGCAGCTCGGTGTAGGAGACCGCCTTGAGGCCGCCCGGGTAGCCCGAGTGACGGTAGGCGAGCTTCTTCTCCGCCTTGGAGCCGGTCAGGACGACCTTGTCGGCGTTGACGATGATGACGAAGTCGCCGGTGTCGACGTGAGGCGTGAAGGTCGCCTTGTTCTTCCCGCGGAGGATGGCGGCCGCGTGGCTCGCCAGACGGCCGAGGACGACGTCGGTGGCGTCGATCACGACCCAGCCGCGCGTGATCTCGCCGGCCTTGGGGGTGTAGGTGCGCGTCACAGTAGTGCTGCTTTCTGTTCGAGTGAGGGGTTCGTGAATCCCGCTCCGGTGGAGATTGCCCTCGGATCGAGGGGAACCGTCCGGTGGAGGGCTCAACTACGGATGCGCGCCGGGCGCACACCAAAGATCAAGAGTACGCGATCGGTGGGATCCGGTCAAACGGCGGGCGACCGGCACCGCGACCCGATCAGTCGAGCTCGCGCCGCGCTCGCGTCTGCTCGGCGCGGCGGGCCAGCTCGTCCGCTGCCGGGTATCCGACCTCCGTGAGCGTGAGCCCCTTCGCGGGCATCACGAGGAACGCACTGGTGCGCATCCGGTCGTCGCGGAGCTCGACGAGCCGCTCCCCCGTCAGCGAGCCGTCGCCGACGGCCACCGCCGCCCCGACGAGCGCCCGCACCATGCTGTGGCAGAACGCGTCGGCCTGGAGGCGGGCGATCAGCACACCCCGGTCGTCGCGAAGCCAGCCGTACTCCTGGAGCGTGCGGATGGTCGTGGCCCCCTCGCGCGGCTTGCAGAACGTGGCGTAGTCGTGGAGCCCGAGGAGGGCCCGCGCGGCGCTGTCCATCGCGTCCACGTCGAGGCGCGTGGGATGCCGCACCGTGCGGCGCCGCTCCAGCGGGTCGCGAGGGGTGTCCGCATCCGCCACCCGGAACTCGTAGCGGCGCCAGACCGCGGAGAACCGCGCGTCGAACCCCGCCGGGGCCATGGTGCTCCCGAGGACGACGACGTCGGAGTCGGCTCCGAGCACGCCGTTCATCCGCGCGGCGAGCTTCGACGCCAGTGCGTCCGGGCTCGCGTCGACGTCGTGGCGTCGACGGAGGCTGCCGAGCTGGTCGGCGGTGAGATCCACATGGGCCACCTGCCCGCTCGCGTGCACACCCGCATCCGTCCGCCCCGCCACCGTGAGCAGCGGGGCCGGCTCGTGCCGCCGGAACAGCGTGGCGAGCACCGACTCGAGCACACCCTGCACGGTACGGAGCGTGGGCTGCCTGGCCCACCCGCTGAAGTCGGTCCCCTCGTACGCGATGTCGAGCCTCACGCGCATCGAGTCCATCCCGTCAGTCTAGGAAACGACGAACGCCCCGCATCCACGTCCGGATGCGGGGCGTTCGTGAGCGAGCGAGACTACTTGGTCTCGTCGGCCTTCTCGTCGGCGGCCTCGGCCGGAGCCTCGGTCTCGTCGGCGGTGGTCTCCTCGGCGGCAGGCGCCTCGGCGGCCTCGGTCTCCTCCGCCTCGGGGGCGGTGGTGTCCTCGGCGGCGGTCTCCTCGGCGGGGGCCTCCTCGACCGGGGCGGCCGAAGCCGCTGCGGCCTTCGAGCGCGCCGGCTTCGACGCGTTCTTCTTCACGACCGGCTCGAGCACGAGCTCGATCTGCGCCATGGGGGCGTTGTCGCCCTTGCGGAAGCCGAGCTTGGTGATGCGGGTGTAGCCGCCCTCACGCTCGGCGACCAGCGGAGCGATCTCGGTGAAGAGCTCGTGGACGACGTTCTTGTCGCCGATCACGGCGAGGACACGACGACGGGCGTGCAGATCGCCACGCTTGGCGAAGGTGATGAGGCGCTCGGCCAGCGGACGCAGGCGCTTGGCCTTCGTCTCGGTGGTCTTGATGCTCTTGTGCGTGAACAGCGCGGCAGCGAGGTTCGCGAGGAGCAGGCGCTCGTGCGCCGGTCCGCCTCCGAGGCGGGGTCCCTTGGTCGGCTTGGGCATTGATCTCTCTCCAGGTTTTACGTCAGTGAAAAGCTCGGTCGAACGTCAGATCAGACGTTCTCGTCGTCGTATCCGCCGTAGAAGTGCGCGCCGTCGAAGCCGGGCACGCTGTCCTTCAGCGACAGGCCGAGCTCGACGAGCTTGTCCTTCACCTCGTCGACCGACTTCTGACCGAAGTTGCGGATGTTCATCAGCTGCGTCTCGGAGAGGGCGACCAGCTCGGAGACCGTGTTGATGCCCTCGCGCTTGAGGCAGTTGTAGGAGCGGACCGAGAGGTCGAGGTCCTCGATCGGCACCGACAGCTCGCTGGAGAGCACGGCGTCGACCGGCGCGGGGCCGATCTCGATGCCCTCGGCCGCGGTGTTGAGCTCGCGGGCGAGACCGAACAGCTCGACGAGCGTGCGACCCGCCGAGGCGATCGCGTCGCGCGGCGTGATGGCCGGCTTGGTCTCGACGTCGACCACGAGGCGGTCGAAGTCGGTGCGCTCACCGGCACGGGTCGCCTCGACGCGGTAGGTCACCTTGAGGACGGGCGAGTAGATCGAGTCGATCGGGATCTGGCCCGCCTCGGAGAACTCGCTGCGGTTCTGGGTGGCCGACACGTAGCCGCGGCCGCGCTCGATGATGAGCTCGAGCTCGAACTTGGCCTTGTCGTTGAGGGTCGCGATCACGAGGTCGGGGTTGTGGATCTCCACGCCCGCCGGAGCCGAGATGTCGGCCGCGGTGACCTCACCCGACGCGTGCTTGCGCAGGTAGGCGGTGATGGGCTCGTCGTGCTCGCTCGAGACCACCAGCTGCTTGATGTTCAGGATGATCTCGGTGACGTCCTCCTTGACACCGGGGATCGTCGAGAACTCGTGGAGCACGCCGTCGATGCGGATGCTCGTCACGGCGGCGCCGGGGATCGACGACAGGAGGGTGCGACGGAGCGAGTTGCCGAGGGTGTAGCCGAAGCCGGGCTCGAGCGGCTCGATGACGAAGCGCGAGCGGAACTCCGAGATGTTCTCCTCGGTGAGGGTGGGGCGCTGTGCGATGAGCACTGTGTATTCCTTTCGGCCAAGCGTCCGCTATATGACGCTTTGCGATACAACCGGGTGGCTGGCCCGATCGAAGTATGGAGTTGTCGGGGAGAGGCGGAGGTTCTCGCGAGACGCGAGCGGCCCGCCGGATGCGCAGGGCACCCGGCGGGCTGGACGACAACTCAGACGCGGCGGCGCTTCGGCGGACGGCAGCCGTTGTGGGCCTGCGGCGTCACGTCGTTGATCGAGCCCACCTCGAGGCCGGCGGCCTGGAGCGAGCGGATCGCGGTCTCGCGGCCCGAACCCGGGCCCTTGACGAACACGTCGACCTTCTTCATGCCGTGCTCCTGCGCCTGGCGCGCGGCCGACTCGGCAGCGAGCTGAGCAGCAAACGGGGTCGACTTGCGGGAGCCCTTGAAGCCCACGCCGCCGGACGACGCCCAGCTGATGACCGCACCGGTGGTGTCGGTGATCGAGACGATCGTGTTGTTGAACGTCGACTTGATGTGGGCCTGGCCCACGGCGACGTTCTTCTTCTCCTTCTTGCGCGGCTTGCGGACAGCCGACTTGGGGGTAGCCATGTAGTGGTCTCCTCAGATCCTGTGGTGTCGGCGGCTCAGCGGCCGGCCTTCTTCTTGCCGGCGACGGTGCGCTTCGGGCCCTTGCGGGTGCGAGCGTTGGTCTTGGTGCGCTGACCGCGGACCGGGAGGCCCTTGCGATGGCGGATGCCCTCGTACGATCCGATCTCGACCTTGCGGCGGATGTCGGCGGCGACCTCGCGGCGAAGGTCACCCTCCACCTTGAAGTTGCCCTCGATGTGGTCGCGGAGGGCGACGAGCTGGTCGTCGGTGAGGTCCTTCACGCGGATGTCTCCGCTGATGCCGGTCTCCTCGAGAGTCTTCAGCGCGCGGGTGCGGCCGACTCCGTAGATGTAGGTGAGTGCGACTTCCACGCGCTTCTCGCGGGGGATGTCGACGCCTGCCAGACGTGCCATGACGGCATTCTCCTCATGATGAGTGGGAGGTGTGGAGCAGTCCCTGTGCCCCGGCCTCCCACCGGAGGAGTCGGTCCGCGCTGGCGCGGACCTCTCGGGACTGCTGGTTCGTGTTCAGTTGTGGATGCTGCGGTAGGGGCTCAGCCCTGGCGCTGCTTGTGACGCGGGTTGCTCTTGCAGATCACCATGACGCGTCCGTTGCGACGGATCACGCGGCAGTGCTCGCACATGGGCTTGACGCTGGGGTTGACCTTCATGATTCTTCTTCTCTCGCTGTCCTCGTACTCCGCGCGGGCG from the Cnuibacter physcomitrellae genome contains:
- a CDS encoding DNA-directed RNA polymerase subunit alpha, translating into MLIAQRPTLTEENISEFRSRFVIEPLEPGFGYTLGNSLRRTLLSSIPGAAVTSIRIDGVLHEFSTIPGVKEDVTEIILNIKQLVVSSEHDEPITAYLRKHASGEVTAADISAPAGVEIHNPDLVIATLNDKAKFELELIIERGRGYVSATQNRSEFSEAGQIPIDSIYSPVLKVTYRVEATRAGERTDFDRLVVDVETKPAITPRDAIASAGRTLVELFGLARELNTAAEGIEIGPAPVDAVLSSELSVPIEDLDLSVRSYNCLKREGINTVSELVALSETQLMNIRNFGQKSVDEVKDKLVELGLSLKDSVPGFDGAHFYGGYDDENV
- a CDS encoding holo-ACP synthase, with translation MIVGVGVDIVDVARFGRSLDRTPRLEERLFAEGERGRPVRSLAGRFAAKEALIKAVGHSTGFRWHDMRVVSDAEGNPGFELTGGVAEALAALGATRVHLSMSHDGGSACAFVVAETTP
- the coaA gene encoding type I pantothenate kinase; protein product: MGESVNQAGQGLSPFVEIGRAHWASLAPSTPLPLQETEIVQLRGLGNPLDMREVSEVYLPLTRLINLYASNARALYDSTRGYLGEHSSRTPFVIGVAGSVAVGKSTIARLLRELLARWSDTPRVELITTDGFLYPNAELQRRGIMNRKGFPESYDRRSLLRFVSAVKSGVAEVRAPFYSHLSYDIVPEAQIVVRQPDILIVEGLNVLQPPLRGNLAVSDLFDFSIYVDARTSDLERWYVNRFLDLQRGAFANPSSYFHRYASLSEAEARATARSIWESINLPNLMANIRPTRSRATLVLRKESDHTVKHVLLRKV
- the rplM gene encoding 50S ribosomal protein L13 produces the protein MTRTYTPKAGEITRGWVVIDATDVVLGRLASHAAAILRGKNKATFTPHVDTGDFVIIVNADKVVLTGSKAEKKLAYRHSGYPGGLKAVSYTELLEKNPARAVEKAIRGMLPKTSLGRDQFRKLKVYTGPEHPHAAQQPTPYTLDQVAQ
- the alr gene encoding alanine racemase: MSETTAGRPVPGHPALRRAVVDLSAVASNVERISRIVDGAQIMAVVKADGYGHGAVPVARTALEAGATWLGTADVGEALAVRAQIADAPILAWLHDADPRFDEAVERGIAIGASSALHLERAAAAASATRARPASVHLKVDTGLGRNGIPRREWESVFDRARELELEGRVSVDGLFSHLSNADPVEDGLQLDAFREAEGLAQAAGLEPQLRHIAATAAALRLPQTRLDLVRIGIGLYGLSPFDDESPRRLGLRPALRLESRLISVKRVKAGTGVSYGYTYRAEQPTTLGLVPLGYADGIPRHLSNTGSVEVGGRQRRIVGRIAMDQFVVDLGDHRASVGDLVTLFGDPATGAPSAFDWAQAASTINYEIVTRLGGRVVREYA
- the rpsM gene encoding 30S ribosomal protein S13: MARLAGVDIPREKRVEVALTYIYGVGRTRALKTLEETGISGDIRVKDLTDDQLVALRDHIEGNFKVEGDLRREVAADIRRKVEIGSYEGIRHRKGLPVRGQRTKTNARTRKGPKRTVAGKKKAGR
- the rpsK gene encoding 30S ribosomal protein S11, translated to MATPKSAVRKPRKKEKKNVAVGQAHIKSTFNNTIVSITDTTGAVISWASSGGVGFKGSRKSTPFAAQLAAESAARQAQEHGMKKVDVFVKGPGSGRETAIRSLQAAGLEVGSINDVTPQAHNGCRPPKRRRV
- the rpsI gene encoding 30S ribosomal protein S9, whose amino-acid sequence is MAKIADQIDVAPESYSTETPAEEAPRAPRAVLNVSGAAVGRRKEAIARVRLVPGSGTLTINGRAFEDYFPNKLHQQLITDPFKVLDLIGSYDVTASISGGGPSGQAGALRLAIARALNEIDRENNRPTLKKAGFLTRDARVIERKKAGLKKARKASQFSKR
- the glmM gene encoding phosphoglucosamine mutase, with product MARLFGTDGVRGLANQDVTADLALRVAQAGARVLGSPAREIGRRPVAVVARDPRQSGDFIAAAVAAGFAASGVDVLDAGVLPTPAAAYLIADIDADFGVVVSASHNPAPDNGIKFFASGGKKLPDEVEEQIEAALELPPLAPLGGEVGRIRRFADAEDRYVVHLLGTLPHRLDGIHVVLDCAHGAAAGVSPEAFAVAGATVTVIGNDPDGMNINDGVGSTHLEELAAAVVAAGADVGIAHDGDADRCLAVDATGAVVDGDQIMAILAVALDQRGLLRERTLVATVMSNLGLKRAMAEHGISMLETKVGDRYVLEAINEGAYSLGGEQSGHIIFADHATTGDGILTGLQLVSRMAQTGSSLAELASVMKVYPQTLVNVRGVDRDGVATDAVLARAVAEATADLGDTGRVLLRPSGTEPLVRVMVEAGDQSTADRVAGELAEVVRQRLSTGVERS
- the rpmJ gene encoding 50S ribosomal protein L36 → MKVNPSVKPMCEHCRVIRRNGRVMVICKSNPRHKQRQG
- the rplQ gene encoding 50S ribosomal protein L17 yields the protein MPKPTKGPRLGGGPAHERLLLANLAAALFTHKSIKTTETKAKRLRPLAERLITFAKRGDLHARRRVLAVIGDKNVVHELFTEIAPLVAEREGGYTRITKLGFRKGDNAPMAQIELVLEPVVKKNASKPARSKAAAASAAPVEEAPAEETAAEDTTAPEAEETEAAEAPAAEETTADETEAPAEAADEKADETK
- a CDS encoding tRNA pseudouridine synthase A; translated protein: MRVRLDIAYEGTDFSGWARQPTLRTVQGVLESVLATLFRRHEPAPLLTVAGRTDAGVHASGQVAHVDLTADQLGSLRRRHDVDASPDALASKLAARMNGVLGADSDVVVLGSTMAPAGFDARFSAVWRRYEFRVADADTPRDPLERRRTVRHPTRLDVDAMDSAARALLGLHDYATFCKPREGATTIRTLQEYGWLRDDRGVLIARLQADAFCHSMVRALVGAAVAVGDGSLTGERLVELRDDRMRTSAFLVMPAKGLTLTEVGYPAADELARRAEQTRARRELD
- the glmS gene encoding glutamine--fructose-6-phosphate transaminase (isomerizing), encoding MCGIVGYVGPKSSLEVLLGGLRRLEYRGYDSAGVAVIADDGQLVTRKRAGKLAVLESDLAAVPLPEGTTGIGHTRWATHGGPTDVNAHPHLSADGRIALIHNGIIENFASLKQELVDAGCTFDSETDTEVAAKLLGREYEQGDGIAAALARVVARLEGAFTLLAVHQDEPGVVVGARRNSPLVIGLGEGENFLGSDVAAFVEHTRRAVAIGQDQIVVITPDSVTVTDFEGGPVEVHEFEVSWDASAAEKGGWSSFMAKEISEQPEAVANTIRGRVVDEQVVLPELEGLDEVLTDIDRIIIIACGTASYSGLVGKYAIEKWARVPVEVELSHEFRYRDPVLSERTLVVSISQSGETMDTLMAVKYAIANGARTLSICNTQGATIARESDAVVYTHAGPEVAVASTKAFVAQITALYLFGLHLARLRGTVEQGRAAELVAELRAVPDKIAKVLESADEIDQLARWMSDSRAVLFLGRHVGYPIALEGALKLKELAYIHAEGFAAGELKHGPIALIEPGQPVFVVVPSPRDPGSLHSKVVSNIQEIRARGARVLAVAEEGDVAVLPFADEVIRIPLAAPLFEPLLTVVPLQLFAMSLATAKGLDVDQPRNLAKSVTVE